The following proteins are co-located in the Phaenicophaeus curvirostris isolate KB17595 chromosome 12, BPBGC_Pcur_1.0, whole genome shotgun sequence genome:
- the CELF6 gene encoding CUGBP Elav-like family member 6 isoform X5: MQLPQVPAPGPRPPVLWVPAGSKILCIEMNRPIQVKPADSEGRGEDRKLFVGMLGKQQSEDDVRRLFEPFGQIEECTILRGPDGASKGCAFVKYSSHAEAQAAINSLHGSQTMPGASSSLVVKFADTDKERTLRRMHQMAGQLGIFNPMTIQFGAYGAYTQAIMQQQAALMAAAQGTCLNPMAAIAAAQMQQMAAFNVSGLVATPLTPSSGTSTPPGISTAPVPSIATPIGVNGFSPLPPQTNGQPTSETIYTNGIHPYPAQSPTVADPLQQAYAGMQHYAAAYPTAYAPISQAFPQQAPIIPQQQREGPEGCNLFIYHLPQEFGDAELTQMFLPFGNVISAKVFVDRATNQSKCFGFVSFDNPTSAQAAIQAMNGFQIGMKRLKVQLKRPKDANRPY; this comes from the exons ATGAACCGCCCCATCCAAGTGAAGCCGGCCGACAGCGAGGGCCGAGGAG aagACAGGAAGCTTTTTGTGGGCATGCTGGGGAAGCAGCAGAGCGAGGATGATGTCCGACGTCTCTTTGAGCCCTTTGGCCAGATTGAGGAGTGCACCATCCTCCGAGGGCCTGATGGAGCCAGCAAAG GTTGTGCCTTTGTGAAATACAGCAGCCACGCTGAGGCGCAGGCTGCCATCAACAGCCTGCATGGCAGCCAAACCATGCCG GgcgcctcatccagcctggtggTGAAGTTTGCAGACACGGATAAGGAGAGGACCCTGCGGCGGATGCATCAGATGGCGGGGCAGCTGGGCATCTTCAACCCCATGACCATCCAGTTTGGCGCCTATGGGGCCTATACGCAAGCG ATcatgcagcagcaggcagccctgATGGCGGCTGCGCAGGGGACCTGCCTGAACCCCATGGCTGCCATCGCCGCCGCTCAGATGCAGCAGATGGCCGCCTTCAATGTCAGCGGGCTGGTGGCCACCCCCCTCACCCCTTCTTCAG GTACCAGCACCCCTCCCGGCATCAGCACGGCGCCCGTGCCCAGCATCGCCACGCCGATCGGGGTGAATGGCTTCAGCCCGCTGCCGCCGCAGACCAACGGGCAGCCCACCTCGGAGACCATCTACACCAACGGCATCCACCCCTACCCAG ctcAAAGCCCCACGGTGGCAGATCCCCTCCAGCAAGCCTATGCAGGCATGCAGCACTATGCAG CAGCGTATCCCACTGCCTACGCACCCATCAGCCAAGCCTTCCCCCAGCAAGCACCCATCATCCCGCAGCAGCAGCGAGAAG GTCCCGAGGGCTGTAACCTGTTTATTTATCACCTGCCCCAGGAGTTCGGGGATGCAGAGCTCACACAGATGTTTTTGCCTTTTGGCAATGTCATCTCTGCCAAAGTCTTTGTGGACCGTGCCACCAACCAGAGTAAATGCTTTG GTTTTGTCAGTTTTGACAATCCGACGAGCGCTCAGGCAGCCATTCAGGCCATGAACGGCTTCCAGATCGGCATGAAGAGGCTAAAAGTCCAGCTAAAGCGGCCGAAAGATGCCAACAGACCCTACTGA
- the PARP6 gene encoding protein mono-ADP-ribosyltransferase PARP6 isoform X2 — protein sequence MDLKGQYWTDDDSDGDNESEEFLYGVQGTCAADLYRHPQLDADIEAVKEIYSENAVAVREYGTIDDVDIDLHVNISFLDEEVATAWKVLRTEPIVLRLRFSLSQYLDGPEPSIEVFQPSNKEGFGLGLQLKKILGMFTSQQWKHLSNDFLKTQQEKRHSWFKTSGTIKKFRAGLSIFSPIPKSPSFPVIQDSVLKGKLGIPEARVNRLMNRSVSCTVKNPKVEVFGYPPASTQAGVAPFNILVGGHCKNIPTLEYGFLVQIMKYAEQRIPTLNEYCVVCDEQHVFQNGSMLKPAVCTRELCVFSFYTLGVMSGAAEEVATGAEVVDLLVAMCRAALESPRKSIIFEPYPSVVDPNDPKTLAFNPKKKNYERLQKALDSVMSIREMTQGSYLEIKKQMDKLDPLAHPLLQWIISSNRSHIVKLPLSRLKFMHTSHQFLLLSSPPAKEARFRTAKKLYGSTFAFHGSHIENWHSILRNGLVNASYTKLQLHGAAYGKGIYLSPISSISFGYSGMGKGQHRMPSKDELVQRYNRMNTIPQTRSIQSRFLQSRNLNCIALCEVITSKDLQKHGNIWVCPVSDHVCTRFFFVYEDGQVGDANINTQDPKIQKEIMRVIGTQVYTN from the exons gacctcAAGGGCCAGTACTGGACGGACGATGACTCTGACGGGGACAATGAGTCTGAGGAGTTTCTCTATGGCGTCCAG GGGACCTGTGCCGCCGATCTGTACCGTCACCCGCAGCTGGACGCCGACATCGAGGCTGTGAAGGAAATCTACAGCGAGAATGCCGTGGCTGTCAG GGAGTACGGGACCATCGATGATGTGGACATTGACCTCCACGTGAACATCAGCTTCCTCGAT GAGGAGGTGGCAACAGCGTGGAAGGTGCTGCGGACGGAGCCCATCGTCCTGCGCCTGCGCTTCTCTCTCTCCCAGTACCTCGATGGCCCCG AACCGTCCATCGAGGTTTTCCAGCCATCCAACAAGGAGGGCTTCGGGCTGggtctgcagctgaagaa GATCCTGGGCATGTTCACATCCCAGCAATGGAAACATCTCAGCAACGATTTCCTGAAGACCCAGCAGGAGAAGCGACACAGTTGGTTCAAGACAAGTGGCACCATCAAGAAATTCCGTGCTGGCCTCAGCAttttctcccccatccccaa GTCTCCCAGCTTCCCCGTCATCCAAGATTCAGTGCTGAAGGGAAAATTGGGCATCCCAGAGGCTCGCGTCAACCGCCTGATGAACCGCTCTGTGTCCTGTACGGTGAAGAACCCTAAGGTGGAGGTTTTCGGCTACCCCCCCGCCAGCACCCAGGCAGGTGTCGCCCCCTTCAACATCCTG GTCGGCGGCCACTGCAAGAACATCCCTACGCTGGAGTATGGCTTCCTCGTCCAG ATCATGAAGTACGCTGAACAGCGGATCCCAACACTCAATGAGTACTGCGTGGTGTGCGATGAGCAGCACGTCTTCCAGAACGGCTCCATGCTCAAG ccagcagtgtgcacccGGGAGCTCTGCGTCTTCTCCTTCTACACCCTGGGCGTCATGTCCGGTGCGGCGGAGGAGGTGGCCACTGGTGCCGAG GTGGTGGACCTGCTGGTGGCCATGTGCCGCGCTGCCCTGGAGTCGCCTCGCAAGAGCATCATCTTCGAGCCTTATCCTTCCGTGGTGGACCCTAACGATCCCAAAACACTTGCCTTCAACCCCAAG AAGAAGAACTACGAGCGGCTGCAGAAGGCCCTGGACAGCGTGATGTCCATCCGGGAGATGACCCAG GGGTCCTACCTGGAGATCAAGAAGCAGATGGACAAGCTGGACCCTCTAGCCCATCCCCTCCTGCAGTG gATAATCTCCAGCAACAGATCCCACATCGTTAAGCTGCCTCTTAGCAGG CTGAAGTTCATGCACACCTCCCACCAGTTCCTCCTGCTCAGCAGCCCTCCGGCCAAGGAAGCCCGGTTCCGCACTGCCAAGAAACTCTACGGCAGCACCTTTGCTTTCCA CGGCTCTCACATTGAGAACTGGCACTCCATCCTCCGCAACGGCCTGGTCAACGCTTCCTACACCAAACTGCAG ctgcatgGAGCAGCCTATGGCAAGGGCATCTATTTGAGCCCCATCTCCAGTATTTCCTTTGGATACTCAG ggatggggaaagggcAGCACCGGATGCCTTCGAAGGACGAGCTGGTGCAGAGGTACAACCGGATGAACACCATCCCCCAG ACCCGCTCCATCCAGTCCCGCTTCCTTCAGAGCCGCAACCTGAACTGCATCGCGCTTTGCGAAG TCATCACCTCCAAGGACCTGCAGAAACACGGCAACATCTGGGTCTGCCCCGTCTCGGACCACGTCTGCACACGCTTCTTCTTTGT GTACGAAGACGGCCAAGTGGGAGACGCCAATATCAATActcaggaccccaaaatccagaaGGAGATCATGCGTGTGATCGGGACTCAGGTTTACACAAACTGA
- the PARP6 gene encoding protein mono-ADP-ribosyltransferase PARP6 isoform X1, giving the protein MDLKGQYWTDDDSDGDNESEEFLYGVQGTCAADLYRHPQLDADIEAVKEIYSENAVAVREYGTIDDVDIDLHVNISFLDEEVATAWKVLRTEPIVLRLRFSLSQYLDGPEPSIEVFQPSNKEGFGLGLQLKKILGMFTSQQWKHLSNDFLKTQQEKRHSWFKTSGTIKKFRAGLSIFSPIPKSPSFPVIQDSVLKGKLGIPEARVNRLMNRSVSCTVKNPKVEVFGYPPASTQAGVAPFNILVGGHCKNIPTLEYGFLVQIMKYAEQRIPTLNEYCVVCDEQHVFQNGSMLKPAVCTRELCVFSFYTLGVMSGAAEEVATGAEVVDLLVAMCRAALESPRKSIIFEPYPSVVDPNDPKTLAFNPKKKNYERLQKALDSVMSIREMTQGSYLEIKKQMDKLDPLAHPLLQWIISSNRSHIVKLPLSRQLKFMHTSHQFLLLSSPPAKEARFRTAKKLYGSTFAFHGSHIENWHSILRNGLVNASYTKLQLHGAAYGKGIYLSPISSISFGYSGMGKGQHRMPSKDELVQRYNRMNTIPQTRSIQSRFLQSRNLNCIALCEVITSKDLQKHGNIWVCPVSDHVCTRFFFVYEDGQVGDANINTQDPKIQKEIMRVIGTQVYTN; this is encoded by the exons gacctcAAGGGCCAGTACTGGACGGACGATGACTCTGACGGGGACAATGAGTCTGAGGAGTTTCTCTATGGCGTCCAG GGGACCTGTGCCGCCGATCTGTACCGTCACCCGCAGCTGGACGCCGACATCGAGGCTGTGAAGGAAATCTACAGCGAGAATGCCGTGGCTGTCAG GGAGTACGGGACCATCGATGATGTGGACATTGACCTCCACGTGAACATCAGCTTCCTCGAT GAGGAGGTGGCAACAGCGTGGAAGGTGCTGCGGACGGAGCCCATCGTCCTGCGCCTGCGCTTCTCTCTCTCCCAGTACCTCGATGGCCCCG AACCGTCCATCGAGGTTTTCCAGCCATCCAACAAGGAGGGCTTCGGGCTGggtctgcagctgaagaa GATCCTGGGCATGTTCACATCCCAGCAATGGAAACATCTCAGCAACGATTTCCTGAAGACCCAGCAGGAGAAGCGACACAGTTGGTTCAAGACAAGTGGCACCATCAAGAAATTCCGTGCTGGCCTCAGCAttttctcccccatccccaa GTCTCCCAGCTTCCCCGTCATCCAAGATTCAGTGCTGAAGGGAAAATTGGGCATCCCAGAGGCTCGCGTCAACCGCCTGATGAACCGCTCTGTGTCCTGTACGGTGAAGAACCCTAAGGTGGAGGTTTTCGGCTACCCCCCCGCCAGCACCCAGGCAGGTGTCGCCCCCTTCAACATCCTG GTCGGCGGCCACTGCAAGAACATCCCTACGCTGGAGTATGGCTTCCTCGTCCAG ATCATGAAGTACGCTGAACAGCGGATCCCAACACTCAATGAGTACTGCGTGGTGTGCGATGAGCAGCACGTCTTCCAGAACGGCTCCATGCTCAAG ccagcagtgtgcacccGGGAGCTCTGCGTCTTCTCCTTCTACACCCTGGGCGTCATGTCCGGTGCGGCGGAGGAGGTGGCCACTGGTGCCGAG GTGGTGGACCTGCTGGTGGCCATGTGCCGCGCTGCCCTGGAGTCGCCTCGCAAGAGCATCATCTTCGAGCCTTATCCTTCCGTGGTGGACCCTAACGATCCCAAAACACTTGCCTTCAACCCCAAG AAGAAGAACTACGAGCGGCTGCAGAAGGCCCTGGACAGCGTGATGTCCATCCGGGAGATGACCCAG GGGTCCTACCTGGAGATCAAGAAGCAGATGGACAAGCTGGACCCTCTAGCCCATCCCCTCCTGCAGTG gATAATCTCCAGCAACAGATCCCACATCGTTAAGCTGCCTCTTAGCAGG CAGCTGAAGTTCATGCACACCTCCCACCAGTTCCTCCTGCTCAGCAGCCCTCCGGCCAAGGAAGCCCGGTTCCGCACTGCCAAGAAACTCTACGGCAGCACCTTTGCTTTCCA CGGCTCTCACATTGAGAACTGGCACTCCATCCTCCGCAACGGCCTGGTCAACGCTTCCTACACCAAACTGCAG ctgcatgGAGCAGCCTATGGCAAGGGCATCTATTTGAGCCCCATCTCCAGTATTTCCTTTGGATACTCAG ggatggggaaagggcAGCACCGGATGCCTTCGAAGGACGAGCTGGTGCAGAGGTACAACCGGATGAACACCATCCCCCAG ACCCGCTCCATCCAGTCCCGCTTCCTTCAGAGCCGCAACCTGAACTGCATCGCGCTTTGCGAAG TCATCACCTCCAAGGACCTGCAGAAACACGGCAACATCTGGGTCTGCCCCGTCTCGGACCACGTCTGCACACGCTTCTTCTTTGT GTACGAAGACGGCCAAGTGGGAGACGCCAATATCAATActcaggaccccaaaatccagaaGGAGATCATGCGTGTGATCGGGACTCAGGTTTACACAAACTGA
- the PARP6 gene encoding protein mono-ADP-ribosyltransferase PARP6 isoform X4 has protein sequence MDLKGQYWTDDDSDGDNESEEFLYGVQGTCAADLYRHPQLDADIEAVKEIYSENAVAVREYGTIDDVDIDLHVNISFLDEEVATAWKVLRTEPIVLRLRFSLSQYLDGPEPSIEVFQPSNKEGFGLGLQLKKILGMFTSQQWKHLSNDFLKTQQEKRHSWFKTSGTIKKFRAGLSIFSPIPKSPSFPVIQDSVLKGKLGIPEARVNRLMNRSVSCTVKNPKVEVFGYPPASTQVGGHCKNIPTLEYGFLVQIMKYAEQRIPTLNEYCVVCDEQHVFQNGSMLKPAVCTRELCVFSFYTLGVMSGAAEEVATGAEVVDLLVAMCRAALESPRKSIIFEPYPSVVDPNDPKTLAFNPKKKNYERLQKALDSVMSIREMTQGSYLEIKKQMDKLDPLAHPLLQWIISSNRSHIVKLPLSRLKFMHTSHQFLLLSSPPAKEARFRTAKKLYGSTFAFHGSHIENWHSILRNGLVNASYTKLQLHGAAYGKGIYLSPISSISFGYSGMGKGQHRMPSKDELVQRYNRMNTIPQTRSIQSRFLQSRNLNCIALCEVITSKDLQKHGNIWVCPVSDHVCTRFFFVYEDGQVGDANINTQDPKIQKEIMRVIGTQVYTN, from the exons gacctcAAGGGCCAGTACTGGACGGACGATGACTCTGACGGGGACAATGAGTCTGAGGAGTTTCTCTATGGCGTCCAG GGGACCTGTGCCGCCGATCTGTACCGTCACCCGCAGCTGGACGCCGACATCGAGGCTGTGAAGGAAATCTACAGCGAGAATGCCGTGGCTGTCAG GGAGTACGGGACCATCGATGATGTGGACATTGACCTCCACGTGAACATCAGCTTCCTCGAT GAGGAGGTGGCAACAGCGTGGAAGGTGCTGCGGACGGAGCCCATCGTCCTGCGCCTGCGCTTCTCTCTCTCCCAGTACCTCGATGGCCCCG AACCGTCCATCGAGGTTTTCCAGCCATCCAACAAGGAGGGCTTCGGGCTGggtctgcagctgaagaa GATCCTGGGCATGTTCACATCCCAGCAATGGAAACATCTCAGCAACGATTTCCTGAAGACCCAGCAGGAGAAGCGACACAGTTGGTTCAAGACAAGTGGCACCATCAAGAAATTCCGTGCTGGCCTCAGCAttttctcccccatccccaa GTCTCCCAGCTTCCCCGTCATCCAAGATTCAGTGCTGAAGGGAAAATTGGGCATCCCAGAGGCTCGCGTCAACCGCCTGATGAACCGCTCTGTGTCCTGTACGGTGAAGAACCCTAAGGTGGAGGTTTTCGGCTACCCCCCCGCCAGCACCCAG GTCGGCGGCCACTGCAAGAACATCCCTACGCTGGAGTATGGCTTCCTCGTCCAG ATCATGAAGTACGCTGAACAGCGGATCCCAACACTCAATGAGTACTGCGTGGTGTGCGATGAGCAGCACGTCTTCCAGAACGGCTCCATGCTCAAG ccagcagtgtgcacccGGGAGCTCTGCGTCTTCTCCTTCTACACCCTGGGCGTCATGTCCGGTGCGGCGGAGGAGGTGGCCACTGGTGCCGAG GTGGTGGACCTGCTGGTGGCCATGTGCCGCGCTGCCCTGGAGTCGCCTCGCAAGAGCATCATCTTCGAGCCTTATCCTTCCGTGGTGGACCCTAACGATCCCAAAACACTTGCCTTCAACCCCAAG AAGAAGAACTACGAGCGGCTGCAGAAGGCCCTGGACAGCGTGATGTCCATCCGGGAGATGACCCAG GGGTCCTACCTGGAGATCAAGAAGCAGATGGACAAGCTGGACCCTCTAGCCCATCCCCTCCTGCAGTG gATAATCTCCAGCAACAGATCCCACATCGTTAAGCTGCCTCTTAGCAGG CTGAAGTTCATGCACACCTCCCACCAGTTCCTCCTGCTCAGCAGCCCTCCGGCCAAGGAAGCCCGGTTCCGCACTGCCAAGAAACTCTACGGCAGCACCTTTGCTTTCCA CGGCTCTCACATTGAGAACTGGCACTCCATCCTCCGCAACGGCCTGGTCAACGCTTCCTACACCAAACTGCAG ctgcatgGAGCAGCCTATGGCAAGGGCATCTATTTGAGCCCCATCTCCAGTATTTCCTTTGGATACTCAG ggatggggaaagggcAGCACCGGATGCCTTCGAAGGACGAGCTGGTGCAGAGGTACAACCGGATGAACACCATCCCCCAG ACCCGCTCCATCCAGTCCCGCTTCCTTCAGAGCCGCAACCTGAACTGCATCGCGCTTTGCGAAG TCATCACCTCCAAGGACCTGCAGAAACACGGCAACATCTGGGTCTGCCCCGTCTCGGACCACGTCTGCACACGCTTCTTCTTTGT GTACGAAGACGGCCAAGTGGGAGACGCCAATATCAATActcaggaccccaaaatccagaaGGAGATCATGCGTGTGATCGGGACTCAGGTTTACACAAACTGA
- the PARP6 gene encoding protein mono-ADP-ribosyltransferase PARP6 isoform X3, with amino-acid sequence MDLKGQYWTDDDSDGDNESEEFLYGVQGTCAADLYRHPQLDADIEAVKEIYSENAVAVREYGTIDDVDIDLHVNISFLDEEVATAWKVLRTEPIVLRLRFSLSQYLDGPEPSIEVFQPSNKEGFGLGLQLKKILGMFTSQQWKHLSNDFLKTQQEKRHSWFKTSGTIKKFRAGLSIFSPIPKSPSFPVIQDSVLKGKLGIPEARVNRLMNRSVSCTVKNPKVEVFGYPPASTQVGGHCKNIPTLEYGFLVQIMKYAEQRIPTLNEYCVVCDEQHVFQNGSMLKPAVCTRELCVFSFYTLGVMSGAAEEVATGAEVVDLLVAMCRAALESPRKSIIFEPYPSVVDPNDPKTLAFNPKKKNYERLQKALDSVMSIREMTQGSYLEIKKQMDKLDPLAHPLLQWIISSNRSHIVKLPLSRQLKFMHTSHQFLLLSSPPAKEARFRTAKKLYGSTFAFHGSHIENWHSILRNGLVNASYTKLQLHGAAYGKGIYLSPISSISFGYSGMGKGQHRMPSKDELVQRYNRMNTIPQTRSIQSRFLQSRNLNCIALCEVITSKDLQKHGNIWVCPVSDHVCTRFFFVYEDGQVGDANINTQDPKIQKEIMRVIGTQVYTN; translated from the exons gacctcAAGGGCCAGTACTGGACGGACGATGACTCTGACGGGGACAATGAGTCTGAGGAGTTTCTCTATGGCGTCCAG GGGACCTGTGCCGCCGATCTGTACCGTCACCCGCAGCTGGACGCCGACATCGAGGCTGTGAAGGAAATCTACAGCGAGAATGCCGTGGCTGTCAG GGAGTACGGGACCATCGATGATGTGGACATTGACCTCCACGTGAACATCAGCTTCCTCGAT GAGGAGGTGGCAACAGCGTGGAAGGTGCTGCGGACGGAGCCCATCGTCCTGCGCCTGCGCTTCTCTCTCTCCCAGTACCTCGATGGCCCCG AACCGTCCATCGAGGTTTTCCAGCCATCCAACAAGGAGGGCTTCGGGCTGggtctgcagctgaagaa GATCCTGGGCATGTTCACATCCCAGCAATGGAAACATCTCAGCAACGATTTCCTGAAGACCCAGCAGGAGAAGCGACACAGTTGGTTCAAGACAAGTGGCACCATCAAGAAATTCCGTGCTGGCCTCAGCAttttctcccccatccccaa GTCTCCCAGCTTCCCCGTCATCCAAGATTCAGTGCTGAAGGGAAAATTGGGCATCCCAGAGGCTCGCGTCAACCGCCTGATGAACCGCTCTGTGTCCTGTACGGTGAAGAACCCTAAGGTGGAGGTTTTCGGCTACCCCCCCGCCAGCACCCAG GTCGGCGGCCACTGCAAGAACATCCCTACGCTGGAGTATGGCTTCCTCGTCCAG ATCATGAAGTACGCTGAACAGCGGATCCCAACACTCAATGAGTACTGCGTGGTGTGCGATGAGCAGCACGTCTTCCAGAACGGCTCCATGCTCAAG ccagcagtgtgcacccGGGAGCTCTGCGTCTTCTCCTTCTACACCCTGGGCGTCATGTCCGGTGCGGCGGAGGAGGTGGCCACTGGTGCCGAG GTGGTGGACCTGCTGGTGGCCATGTGCCGCGCTGCCCTGGAGTCGCCTCGCAAGAGCATCATCTTCGAGCCTTATCCTTCCGTGGTGGACCCTAACGATCCCAAAACACTTGCCTTCAACCCCAAG AAGAAGAACTACGAGCGGCTGCAGAAGGCCCTGGACAGCGTGATGTCCATCCGGGAGATGACCCAG GGGTCCTACCTGGAGATCAAGAAGCAGATGGACAAGCTGGACCCTCTAGCCCATCCCCTCCTGCAGTG gATAATCTCCAGCAACAGATCCCACATCGTTAAGCTGCCTCTTAGCAGG CAGCTGAAGTTCATGCACACCTCCCACCAGTTCCTCCTGCTCAGCAGCCCTCCGGCCAAGGAAGCCCGGTTCCGCACTGCCAAGAAACTCTACGGCAGCACCTTTGCTTTCCA CGGCTCTCACATTGAGAACTGGCACTCCATCCTCCGCAACGGCCTGGTCAACGCTTCCTACACCAAACTGCAG ctgcatgGAGCAGCCTATGGCAAGGGCATCTATTTGAGCCCCATCTCCAGTATTTCCTTTGGATACTCAG ggatggggaaagggcAGCACCGGATGCCTTCGAAGGACGAGCTGGTGCAGAGGTACAACCGGATGAACACCATCCCCCAG ACCCGCTCCATCCAGTCCCGCTTCCTTCAGAGCCGCAACCTGAACTGCATCGCGCTTTGCGAAG TCATCACCTCCAAGGACCTGCAGAAACACGGCAACATCTGGGTCTGCCCCGTCTCGGACCACGTCTGCACACGCTTCTTCTTTGT GTACGAAGACGGCCAAGTGGGAGACGCCAATATCAATActcaggaccccaaaatccagaaGGAGATCATGCGTGTGATCGGGACTCAGGTTTACACAAACTGA
- the CELF6 gene encoding CUGBP Elav-like family member 6 isoform X6 gives MQLPQVPAPGPRPPVLWVPAGSKILCIEMNRPIQVKPADSEGRGDRKLFVGMLGKQQSEDDVRRLFEPFGQIEECTILRGPDGASKGCAFVKYSSHAEAQAAINSLHGSQTMPGASSSLVVKFADTDKERTLRRMHQMAGQLGIFNPMTIQFGAYGAYTQAIMQQQAALMAAAQGTCLNPMAAIAAAQMQQMAAFNVSGLVATPLTPSSGTSTPPGISTAPVPSIATPIGVNGFSPLPPQTNGQPTSETIYTNGIHPYPAQSPTVADPLQQAYAGMQHYAAAYPTAYAPISQAFPQQAPIIPQQQREGPEGCNLFIYHLPQEFGDAELTQMFLPFGNVISAKVFVDRATNQSKCFGFVSFDNPTSAQAAIQAMNGFQIGMKRLKVQLKRPKDANRPY, from the exons ATGAACCGCCCCATCCAAGTGAAGCCGGCCGACAGCGAGGGCCGAGGAG ACAGGAAGCTTTTTGTGGGCATGCTGGGGAAGCAGCAGAGCGAGGATGATGTCCGACGTCTCTTTGAGCCCTTTGGCCAGATTGAGGAGTGCACCATCCTCCGAGGGCCTGATGGAGCCAGCAAAG GTTGTGCCTTTGTGAAATACAGCAGCCACGCTGAGGCGCAGGCTGCCATCAACAGCCTGCATGGCAGCCAAACCATGCCG GgcgcctcatccagcctggtggTGAAGTTTGCAGACACGGATAAGGAGAGGACCCTGCGGCGGATGCATCAGATGGCGGGGCAGCTGGGCATCTTCAACCCCATGACCATCCAGTTTGGCGCCTATGGGGCCTATACGCAAGCG ATcatgcagcagcaggcagccctgATGGCGGCTGCGCAGGGGACCTGCCTGAACCCCATGGCTGCCATCGCCGCCGCTCAGATGCAGCAGATGGCCGCCTTCAATGTCAGCGGGCTGGTGGCCACCCCCCTCACCCCTTCTTCAG GTACCAGCACCCCTCCCGGCATCAGCACGGCGCCCGTGCCCAGCATCGCCACGCCGATCGGGGTGAATGGCTTCAGCCCGCTGCCGCCGCAGACCAACGGGCAGCCCACCTCGGAGACCATCTACACCAACGGCATCCACCCCTACCCAG ctcAAAGCCCCACGGTGGCAGATCCCCTCCAGCAAGCCTATGCAGGCATGCAGCACTATGCAG CAGCGTATCCCACTGCCTACGCACCCATCAGCCAAGCCTTCCCCCAGCAAGCACCCATCATCCCGCAGCAGCAGCGAGAAG GTCCCGAGGGCTGTAACCTGTTTATTTATCACCTGCCCCAGGAGTTCGGGGATGCAGAGCTCACACAGATGTTTTTGCCTTTTGGCAATGTCATCTCTGCCAAAGTCTTTGTGGACCGTGCCACCAACCAGAGTAAATGCTTTG GTTTTGTCAGTTTTGACAATCCGACGAGCGCTCAGGCAGCCATTCAGGCCATGAACGGCTTCCAGATCGGCATGAAGAGGCTAAAAGTCCAGCTAAAGCGGCCGAAAGATGCCAACAGACCCTACTGA